One genomic segment of Eriocheir sinensis breed Jianghai 21 chromosome 66, ASM2467909v1, whole genome shotgun sequence includes these proteins:
- the LOC126987788 gene encoding serine/threonine-protein phosphatase 2A 55 kDa regulatory subunit B delta isoform isoform X1 encodes MSGMVARGMIRQSSLTRLGLMINTAVTGVVTTTTNNRKGNGDIQWCFSQVKGTLDDDVSEADIISCVEFNHDGDLLATGDKGGRVVIFQRDPSSKNCHPRRGEYNVYSTFQSHEPEFDYLKSLEIEEKINKIRWLKRKNPAHFLLSTNDKTIKLWKVSERDKRAEGYNLRDESGQIRDPTSLTALRVPVLKPMELMVEASPRRIFANAHTYHINSISINSDQETYLSADDLRINLWHMEVTDQSFNIVDIKPTNMEELTEVITAAEFHPHDCNVFVYSSSKGTIRLCDMRQAALCDSHSKLFEEPEDPTNRSFFSEIISSISDVKFSNSGRYMISRDYLSVKVWDLHMETKPIETYPVHEYLRPKLCSLYENDCIFDKFECCWSGNDSAIMTGSYNNFFRMFDRTSKRDVTLEASRETAKPRYLLKPRKVCTAGKRKKDEISVDCLDFNKKILHTAWHPHENIIAVAATNNLYIFQDKF; translated from the exons GCAATGGAGACATCCAATGGTGCTTCTCTCAAGTCAAAGGGACGCTCGACGATGACGTTAGTGAAG CTGACATCATCTCGTGTGTGGAGTTCAACCATGATGGGGACCTGCTGGCCACGGGGGACAAGGGTGGCCGGGTGGTCATATTTCAGCGGGACCCGTCG TCAAAAAACTGCCACCCTCGCCGGGGCGAGTACAATGTCTACAGCACCTTCCAGAGTCATGAACCTGAATTTGACTACCTTAAGTCtttagaaattgaagaaaaaatcaataaaataagatGGCTCAAGAGGAAAAACCCAGCACACTTCTTACTCTCTACTAATG ATAAAACCATTAAGCTATGGAAAGTGTCAGAGAGAGACAAACGAGCAGAAGGCTACAACCTGCGTGATGAGTCCGGCCAAATCAGGGACCCCACTTCACTTACTGCTTTACGG GTACCTGTATTAAAACCAATGGAATTGATGGTTGAAGCTTCCCCTAGGAGAATTTTTGCCAATGCACACACGTATCACATCAACTCTATCTCAATCAACTCAGACCAGGAGACTTACCTGTCTGCGGATGACCTTCGCATCAACTTGTGGCACATGGAGGTCACTGATCAG TCCTTTAACATAGTAGACATCAAGCCCACCAACATGGAGGAGCTCACAGAGGTTATCACTGCAGCGGAGTTTCACCCTCACGACTGTAATGTATTTGTCTACTCCAGCAGTAAAGGAACCATAAGGCTCTGTGACATGCGACAAGCAGCCCTCTGTGATAGTCATTCTAAGT TGTTTGAAGAGCCAGAAGACCCAACCAATCGAAGTTTCTTCAGTGAGATCATCTCCTCCATTAGTGATGTCAAGTTTTCCAACAGTGGTCGCTACATGATATCAAGAGACTATCTCTCAGTAAAAGTGTGGGACTTGCACATGGAAACCAAACCAATTGAGACCTATCCT GTGCACGAATACCTACGCCCCAAACTGTGCTCACTGTATGAGAATGATTGTATTTTTGACAAGTTTGAATGTTGTTGGAGTGGCAATGACTCCGCAATCATGACTGGCTCATATAACAACTTCTTCCGAATGTTTGATAGAACTTCAAAACGGGATGTTACATTAGAAGCCTCTAGGGAAACTGCCAAGCCCAGATATTTACTTAAACCCAGAAAG GTGTGCACAGCgggcaagagaaagaaagatgaaatcagTGTAGATTGCCTTGATTTCAATAAGAAAATTCTTCACACAGCCTGGCACCCACATGAAAATATAATAGCTGTTGCTGCCACTAACAACCTTTACATATTCCAAGATAAATTTTAG
- the LOC126987788 gene encoding serine/threonine-protein phosphatase 2A 55 kDa regulatory subunit B delta isoform isoform X2: MCECVTDNHRHRHMGFKNNKCKGNGDIQWCFSQVKGTLDDDVSEADIISCVEFNHDGDLLATGDKGGRVVIFQRDPSSKNCHPRRGEYNVYSTFQSHEPEFDYLKSLEIEEKINKIRWLKRKNPAHFLLSTNDKTIKLWKVSERDKRAEGYNLRDESGQIRDPTSLTALRVPVLKPMELMVEASPRRIFANAHTYHINSISINSDQETYLSADDLRINLWHMEVTDQSFNIVDIKPTNMEELTEVITAAEFHPHDCNVFVYSSSKGTIRLCDMRQAALCDSHSKLFEEPEDPTNRSFFSEIISSISDVKFSNSGRYMISRDYLSVKVWDLHMETKPIETYPVHEYLRPKLCSLYENDCIFDKFECCWSGNDSAIMTGSYNNFFRMFDRTSKRDVTLEASRETAKPRYLLKPRKVCTAGKRKKDEISVDCLDFNKKILHTAWHPHENIIAVAATNNLYIFQDKF; this comes from the exons atgtgtgagtgtgtgacggacaaccacagacacagacacatggGTTTTAAGAACAATAAGTGCAaag GCAATGGAGACATCCAATGGTGCTTCTCTCAAGTCAAAGGGACGCTCGACGATGACGTTAGTGAAG CTGACATCATCTCGTGTGTGGAGTTCAACCATGATGGGGACCTGCTGGCCACGGGGGACAAGGGTGGCCGGGTGGTCATATTTCAGCGGGACCCGTCG TCAAAAAACTGCCACCCTCGCCGGGGCGAGTACAATGTCTACAGCACCTTCCAGAGTCATGAACCTGAATTTGACTACCTTAAGTCtttagaaattgaagaaaaaatcaataaaataagatGGCTCAAGAGGAAAAACCCAGCACACTTCTTACTCTCTACTAATG ATAAAACCATTAAGCTATGGAAAGTGTCAGAGAGAGACAAACGAGCAGAAGGCTACAACCTGCGTGATGAGTCCGGCCAAATCAGGGACCCCACTTCACTTACTGCTTTACGG GTACCTGTATTAAAACCAATGGAATTGATGGTTGAAGCTTCCCCTAGGAGAATTTTTGCCAATGCACACACGTATCACATCAACTCTATCTCAATCAACTCAGACCAGGAGACTTACCTGTCTGCGGATGACCTTCGCATCAACTTGTGGCACATGGAGGTCACTGATCAG TCCTTTAACATAGTAGACATCAAGCCCACCAACATGGAGGAGCTCACAGAGGTTATCACTGCAGCGGAGTTTCACCCTCACGACTGTAATGTATTTGTCTACTCCAGCAGTAAAGGAACCATAAGGCTCTGTGACATGCGACAAGCAGCCCTCTGTGATAGTCATTCTAAGT TGTTTGAAGAGCCAGAAGACCCAACCAATCGAAGTTTCTTCAGTGAGATCATCTCCTCCATTAGTGATGTCAAGTTTTCCAACAGTGGTCGCTACATGATATCAAGAGACTATCTCTCAGTAAAAGTGTGGGACTTGCACATGGAAACCAAACCAATTGAGACCTATCCT GTGCACGAATACCTACGCCCCAAACTGTGCTCACTGTATGAGAATGATTGTATTTTTGACAAGTTTGAATGTTGTTGGAGTGGCAATGACTCCGCAATCATGACTGGCTCATATAACAACTTCTTCCGAATGTTTGATAGAACTTCAAAACGGGATGTTACATTAGAAGCCTCTAGGGAAACTGCCAAGCCCAGATATTTACTTAAACCCAGAAAG GTGTGCACAGCgggcaagagaaagaaagatgaaatcagTGTAGATTGCCTTGATTTCAATAAGAAAATTCTTCACACAGCCTGGCACCCACATGAAAATATAATAGCTGTTGCTGCCACTAACAACCTTTACATATTCCAAGATAAATTTTAG
- the LOC126987788 gene encoding protein phosphatase PP2A 55 kDa regulatory subunit isoform X3 — MAGNGDIQWCFSQVKGTLDDDVSEADIISCVEFNHDGDLLATGDKGGRVVIFQRDPSSKNCHPRRGEYNVYSTFQSHEPEFDYLKSLEIEEKINKIRWLKRKNPAHFLLSTNDKTIKLWKVSERDKRAEGYNLRDESGQIRDPTSLTALRVPVLKPMELMVEASPRRIFANAHTYHINSISINSDQETYLSADDLRINLWHMEVTDQSFNIVDIKPTNMEELTEVITAAEFHPHDCNVFVYSSSKGTIRLCDMRQAALCDSHSKLFEEPEDPTNRSFFSEIISSISDVKFSNSGRYMISRDYLSVKVWDLHMETKPIETYPVHEYLRPKLCSLYENDCIFDKFECCWSGNDSAIMTGSYNNFFRMFDRTSKRDVTLEASRETAKPRYLLKPRKVCTAGKRKKDEISVDCLDFNKKILHTAWHPHENIIAVAATNNLYIFQDKF; from the exons ATGGCCG GCAATGGAGACATCCAATGGTGCTTCTCTCAAGTCAAAGGGACGCTCGACGATGACGTTAGTGAAG CTGACATCATCTCGTGTGTGGAGTTCAACCATGATGGGGACCTGCTGGCCACGGGGGACAAGGGTGGCCGGGTGGTCATATTTCAGCGGGACCCGTCG TCAAAAAACTGCCACCCTCGCCGGGGCGAGTACAATGTCTACAGCACCTTCCAGAGTCATGAACCTGAATTTGACTACCTTAAGTCtttagaaattgaagaaaaaatcaataaaataagatGGCTCAAGAGGAAAAACCCAGCACACTTCTTACTCTCTACTAATG ATAAAACCATTAAGCTATGGAAAGTGTCAGAGAGAGACAAACGAGCAGAAGGCTACAACCTGCGTGATGAGTCCGGCCAAATCAGGGACCCCACTTCACTTACTGCTTTACGG GTACCTGTATTAAAACCAATGGAATTGATGGTTGAAGCTTCCCCTAGGAGAATTTTTGCCAATGCACACACGTATCACATCAACTCTATCTCAATCAACTCAGACCAGGAGACTTACCTGTCTGCGGATGACCTTCGCATCAACTTGTGGCACATGGAGGTCACTGATCAG TCCTTTAACATAGTAGACATCAAGCCCACCAACATGGAGGAGCTCACAGAGGTTATCACTGCAGCGGAGTTTCACCCTCACGACTGTAATGTATTTGTCTACTCCAGCAGTAAAGGAACCATAAGGCTCTGTGACATGCGACAAGCAGCCCTCTGTGATAGTCATTCTAAGT TGTTTGAAGAGCCAGAAGACCCAACCAATCGAAGTTTCTTCAGTGAGATCATCTCCTCCATTAGTGATGTCAAGTTTTCCAACAGTGGTCGCTACATGATATCAAGAGACTATCTCTCAGTAAAAGTGTGGGACTTGCACATGGAAACCAAACCAATTGAGACCTATCCT GTGCACGAATACCTACGCCCCAAACTGTGCTCACTGTATGAGAATGATTGTATTTTTGACAAGTTTGAATGTTGTTGGAGTGGCAATGACTCCGCAATCATGACTGGCTCATATAACAACTTCTTCCGAATGTTTGATAGAACTTCAAAACGGGATGTTACATTAGAAGCCTCTAGGGAAACTGCCAAGCCCAGATATTTACTTAAACCCAGAAAG GTGTGCACAGCgggcaagagaaagaaagatgaaatcagTGTAGATTGCCTTGATTTCAATAAGAAAATTCTTCACACAGCCTGGCACCCACATGAAAATATAATAGCTGTTGCTGCCACTAACAACCTTTACATATTCCAAGATAAATTTTAG